The stretch of DNA CCAGCACCTGCACTGTCCCGGTCGAGACACGTCCTGCTTCACAAACGACGAGTGTCGCAGCGGCGATCATCAGGCAGCGCCGCAGCGCCGTCTCCTTCGATGGCCGCACTGCTATTTCAGCCGCCACATTCTTTCACATCCTGCGGCGTGTGATGCCTTGTGCGGAGCGACCGCAATTGCAGCGGCCCATGCCCTGGGATGCCCTTCCCTGGGATCCGGCGATTCATCTCATGCTGTTTGTGCATCGCGTCGAAGGCTTGGAGGCCGGGCTGTATATCTTGGCGCGTGACCCGAAGAAGCTACCGTTGCTCCGGCAGTCGATGAATCCTGAGTTGGAATGGACACCGGCGCCCGGTTGCCCGGAAGATCTTCCCTTGTTTTGGCTGTTGCAGGGCAATGCGCAACGTCTGGCGGCGCAAGTCAGTTGCCAACAGGGGATTGCCGGAGACAGTGCCTTTTCGCTCGGGATGCTGGCGGAGTTCGAAGGTCGCTTGCGCCAGGGCGGGGCGTGGTGGTATCCACGCCTGTTCTGGGAGGCCGGCCTGCTCGGGCAGGTGCTCTATTTGGAAGCGGAGGCAGCGGGAGTGCGGGGCACTGGGATCGGTTGCTTTTTCGACGATCCGGTCCATGAGATCGTCGGCATCAAGGATCTGTCCATTCAATCGCTGTATCATTTTACGATCGGTGGGCCGGTGGACGATCAGCGGCTCATGACACTGCCGCCGTATCATCATCTCCAGAATAAGTGATCGCGGGAGCCCATTCTGAGCGAAACACGAACGACGAGATACGAGGAACGAGCTGATTATGTTCAAGATCAAGAAGAAGCTTGAGAAGCCGAAGCCGCCGGTTTTGTATAACGTGATCGAAGATTACTCGGAGTTCGATGCGCCGGGGAATGTGACGGCCTGCGCCATGACGCTGCCGGAAGATTTGGCGGTGCATGCGAAAATTCTAGCCGAAAGTTACGACGTGCCGTTGGGGCAGATGACACAGCTGCTCACGGAGGGCGGTGTGTATGTGTATCCGCAAGTCGGCGGATTGCTGACCCGTGGCCTCTTTGCCTGTCGGATCGACCCCACCGGCGCCACGCCGAAGCAGACCTGGGTACTCGACCTGATGCAGTTCGCCGAGGCGGAGCAATTGGCCCGGTCTCGCGCCGTGCCGTTGGTTGAAGCGGCGACAGAGGTGTTCTATCGGACGCTTCCCGAAGAATTAAAAACCAAGCTGGCGAAAAAGAATCTCGGACTCGATTACCGGACCCTCGACCGCGCGGTCGCGAAGGGTGGCGATATCAAGTTCATCGACTTCCGCAAAGACTGGTCGCCTCATTTCAAGCGGCTCTGCATTATGCCTGACGGGCGTCTCGTGGAGACGGGCGGGCTGGAAGAGTTTGCACAGCTGCACCAGATTACGGTGCCACAGGCGAAGAAACTCGTGGAGGAGGGGGGGACGATGGATGTGGCCGGCGGAGAAGTGCTCGCTTGTCAGATCGTCAACGGCCAGCCGGCAGTCGCCCGCTTCAGTGCGAAGAATTACACCAAGGCCAAGGAATTGGCGGTGAGCAAAGGGCTGCATATCCTGGATGCCCTGAGCGAAGTGGCCTATAACGATTCAGTGATGATGCGAACGTTGCAGCGGAAGGATTTGGGGGGACGGATCTAAGCCTGAGCAGGCATCAGGCGTTGGTTGATCCGGCCGGCCAACCTTGTCCGCCGTGGTTCGTGTAGGAAAGAAAACCTGTCAGCCATGAAGCCAACGATCCTCATCTGCGCCGGGTGTCTGCTTCTTGCCGGTTGTGCGGGGCCTAAACCGATTCTCTATCCGAACGATCATTATCGACAGGTCGGCGCCGACGCGGCGGAATCGGATATCAAAGACTGCATGACCTTGGCCGAGCAAGCCGGGGCCTCTCCCAGCGAAGGGAAGACCTCCCAGGTTGCCACCGGCACCGTGGCTGGAGGAGCGATCGGCTCGGCCGCCGGTGCGGTGGGCGGGGCGATTCTGGGACATCCGGGGAGAGGGGCCATGGTCGGCGCAGCCAGTGGCGCAACGGC from Nitrospira sp. encodes:
- a CDS encoding glycine zipper family protein encodes the protein MKPTILICAGCLLLAGCAGPKPILYPNDHYRQVGADAAESDIKDCMTLAEQAGASPSEGKTSQVATGTVAGGAIGSAAGAVGGAILGHPGRGAMVGAASGATAGFLRGLFKRSPPSGAFTNYVDRCLRERGYDPTGWQ